GGAGGCGCTCAACGAGACCAACACGCTCGAGCTCTACGTCTTCGCCAGCGACAAGTATCACCAGGCGGTGCTGGTCGCGCGTCTGGACAATCTCGGCAAGGGCGCCTCGGGCGCCGCCGTGCAGAACATGCGGCTGATGCTGGGATTGCCGGAGGAGTAGGGCGCGCTCGTGCCCCGGACGCAGCGCAGCGTGAAACGATGCGCTGCAGAGCCGGGGCCCAGTCAGGTCGCCAAGGAGTTCAGATCCTTCGTCAGATCACGCCAAGTTGGATTGAGCTTCTCTATCAGCCGGAGCTTTCAGGCGCGCCGCCAACGCTTCAAGCAATGCTCGCGGGCCCGCGCGTCGAGGATGGATGCGTACGTTTCGAAATAGACGAGCAGGGTCACGTCGTACTGTCGGGAAAATCCTGGAACGAGCCTGGCCTTATGCTCGACCATTCGGCGGGCGAGGTCGTTGGTGACCCCGACATAGAGTGTGCCATTCGTTTGCTCGCGAGGATGTAGACGAAAAAGCATGTCTGCATGGAGAAGACGCCGGCGGCCCGTTA
This genomic interval from Bradyrhizobium sp. CB82 contains the following:
- a CDS encoding GIY-YIG nuclease family protein, with amino-acid sequence MLFRLHPREQTNGTLYVGVTNDLARRMVEHKARLVPGFSRQYDVTLLVYFETYASILDARAREHCLKRWRRA